Proteins from one Nicotiana tabacum cultivar K326 chromosome 23, ASM71507v2, whole genome shotgun sequence genomic window:
- the LOC107780665 gene encoding uncharacterized protein LOC107780665, producing the protein MDSAIPASQSEEGKREEEAEPKEMAHKTKVIQFLGRTTPIILQNDNGPCPLLAICNVLLLKNNLNLSPDIPEVSQEKLLSLVAERLIDSNSNVNDKDEGYVENQQQNIADAIDLLPRLATGIDVNIKFRRIDDFEFTRECAIFDLLDIPLYHGWIVDPQDHDTANAIGSKSYNTLMGELVALETQNMDTGNKKNSEDDDVDFAAATTAALGVPSPCLSRGRSFEDSPVSITDNHTARKGDIEEEAELLRALQLSETSLVETDGLNSLGEIANLKCPEPMVPTKTSEGNDIETTQPVLQHEALIPTEVLVSNDRDPNSSQIVSGAAINSSLKIDQETPSQELGNAKLLAENESVPLESGQVSSSACENHEHLFGGMNGIQGTHTIAGNANAAEPNHQVGCDAFDSSSSSIPSAVSDSSGGRRHDTDEPETFNSSIDDDEPIYEGEDCILESATTSYQSREPMYEGEVVLAEQVNGGSTDVPETIVKDEITQREGELVRNFLKNSASQLTIFGLFSLQEGLKERELCVFFRNNHFNTMFKFEGELYILATDQGYINQSDLVWEKLNEVNGDTIYVTGNFKEFKVEDNSNTTWDQRSAMASTADYLANMDNSGQGHPTFNSDLQLAIALQQQEFEQQQQAPQRNQNPQQQAVNGASRLITGPQVPRSKPTSSSARPEPKSSKDKCIVM; encoded by the exons GTAACGTGCTATTGTTGAAGAACAACTTGAACTTGAGTCCTGATATTCCTGAGGTTTCACAGGAGAAATTGCTTTCTCTTGTTGCTGAGCGGCTGATAGATTCAAACAGTAATGTCAAT GACAAAGATGAAGGGTATGTAGAAAATCAGCAACAGAATATTGCTGATGCAATTGATTTGCTTCCTAGACTTGCCACTGGTATTGATGTAAATATAAAATTCAGGAG AATTGATGACTTTGAGTTCACTCGTGAATGTGCAATATTTGATCTTTTGGATATTCCACTTTATCACGGTTGGATAGTTGATCCACAG GATCATGATACTGCAAATGCAATTGGATCAAAGTCGTATAATACTTTGATGGGGGAGCTTGTTGCCCTTGAAACCCAAAATATGGACACTGGGAATAAGAAAAATTCTGAAGATGATGATGTTGATTTTGCTGCTGCTACAACTGCAGCACTAGGGGTACCTTCTCCATGCCTTTCGAGAGGGAGATCATTTGAAGATTCTCCTGTTTCTATTACCGATAACCATACAGCCAGAAAAGGAGatattgaagaagaagcagagctGTTGAGAGCCCTTCAATTATCTGAAACTTCATTAGTAGAAACTGATGGACTGAATTCCTTAGGTGAGATAGCAAATCTAAAGTGTCCAGAGCCGATGGTTCCTACCAAGACTTCAGAAGGAAATGATATTGAGACGACACAACCAGTTTTGCAGCATGAAGCATTGATACCCACAGAAGTATTAGTATCTAACGATAGAGATCCAAATAGTTCCCAAATAGTCTCCGGAGCAGCGATTAATTCATCCCTGAAAATTGATCAGGAAACCCCTTCCCAAGAACTTGGAAATGCAAAACTGCTGGCTGAAAATGAGAGTGTACCTCTTGAGTCAGGACAAGTTTCTTCATCTGCTTGTGAAAATCATGAGCATCTTTTTGGAGGTATGAATGGCATTCAGGGAACACACACTATTGCTGGAAATGCGAATGCAGCTGAACCTAATCATCAAGTTGGTTGTGATGCGTTTGATTCATCTAGTTCCTCAATACCATCTGCAGTCTCAGATTCATCGGGTGGCAGACGACATGACACAGATGAACCTGAAACCTTTAATTCTTCCATCGATGATGATGAGCCCATTTATGAAGGAGAGGATTGCATATTGGAGTCAGCAACCACTAGTTACCAAAGTCGAGAGCCTATGTATGAAGGTGAGGTGGTTCTTGCTGAACAAGTGAATGGAGGCAGTACAGATGTGCCTGAGACAATTGTGAAGGATGAAATCACACAGAGAGAAG GGGAACTGGTGAGGAACTTTCTGAAGAACAGTGCAAGCCAATTAACAATCTTTGG ATTATTTTCCTTGCAAGAGGGTTTGAAAGAGCGGGAACTTTGTGTTTTCTTCAGGAATAATCATTTCAACACCATGTTTAAG TTTGAAGGCGAACTATATATTTTGGCCACTGACCAGGGATATATAAATCAGTCTGATTTAGTATGGGAGAAACTCAATGAG GTTAATGGAGACACGATATATGTGACTGGAAACTTCAAGGAGTTCAAGGTCGAAGATAATTCCAACACCACATGGGATCAACGGAGTGCTATGGCCAGTACTGCA GACTATCTGGCAAACATGGACAATTCAGGACAAGGACATCCAACTTTCAA TTCTGATTTACAATTGGCAATAGCTCTTCAGCAACAGGAATTTGAGCAACAGCAACAGGCACCACAGAGAAATCAAAACCCCCAACAACAAGCTGTAAATGGTGCGTCGAGATTGATTACTGGTCCTCAG GTACCAAGGAGCAAACCTACATCTTCGTCAGCCAGGCCGGAGCCAAAGTCATCAAAAGACAAGTGTATTGTGATGTAA